One Mercenaria mercenaria strain notata chromosome 12, MADL_Memer_1, whole genome shotgun sequence DNA segment encodes these proteins:
- the LOC128547586 gene encoding uncharacterized protein LOC128547586 — translation MNAGDIHKNPGPFPSHSSFSSVSSCSGISDILSLSNNLSFVHYNVQSIYNKIDILASELTDFDILAFTETWLNDSISDDDLLIHSFHPAIRKDRFGDSHGGVVIYVKDCIHFKRRPDLEPNRLECLWIELSLRNNKRILFGTFYRPPGSDSVYNTLLDDSFSLAIDTGIHDIIVTGDFNWNIMDQRSNLKIASLCQENNFAQLIQEPTHFTENSSSILDFFFVSNPRSVVASGVSDHFLEQELRYHCPTYCILKFCKPKPITFTRLIWMYDQCNFDLLRQSLSSADWESCSNADVNAYVSNITDTILSICKNLIPNKTVTVRPRDVPWMTSAIRRCIRRRKRAYKKAKLSGSVEHWSKFRRIRNDTIRSIKQAKSTYYINLVDKLKTCTSSSKDWWNTLKPFITKDSSVSIPPLIDPVTNMPTTSDAEKADLLNTYFANQTQLNDDGKIPPNPTVPPVERQLSSVTLIQNEVEDVLRNLQIGKASGPDGISNRILREASRQLAGPLCSLFNYSLHSANVPLSWKDANVCAVFKKGDSSLPNNYRPISLLSCVEKAFEKVYLNIFTITFMTQIF, via the coding sequence ATGAATGCTGGTGATATTCACAAAAATCCTGGACCATTTCCCAGTCATTCTTCTTTCTCTTCAGTCTCCTCATGTTCTGGTATTTCTGATATTTTGAGTCTAAGTAACAACTTATCTTTCGTCCATTATAATGTTCAAAGCATCTACAACAAGATCGATATCCTTGCGTCTGAGCTGACCGACTTTGATATTTTAGCTTTCACTGAAACCTGGTTAAATGATTCCATCTCAGATGATGACCTTCTTATACATTCTTTCCATCCAGCGATTCGCAAAGACAGATTTGGGGACAGTCATGGCGGAGTGGTGATTTATGTTAAGGATTGCATTCACTTCAAACGTAGACCCGACCTCGAACCCAATCGATTGGAATGCCTTTGGATTGAACTCTCTCTTCGAAACAACAAACGGATACTTTTCGGAACCTTCTACCGTCCCCCAGGTTCTGACTCTGTCTACAACACTCTTTTAGACGATTCATTTTCTCTTGCTATCGATACCGGTATTCATGACATAATCGTAACAGGTGATTTCAACTGGAACATTATGGACCAACGCTCCAACTTAAAAATTGCCTCACTTTGTCAAGAAAATAATTTCGCCCAATTGATCCAAGAGCCTACGCATTTTACAGAGAACTCAAGCTCTATACTTGACTTCTTCTTCGTTTCTAATCCAAGATCTGTTGTAGCTTCCGGTGTCAGTGATCACTTCCTGGAACAGGAGCTCAGATATCATTGTCCCACGTACTGTATTCTTAAATTCTGTAAACCTAAGCCAATTACGTTTACAAGGCTTATTTGGATGTATGATCAATGCAACTTTGACCTCTTGCGACAAAGTCTTTCGTCAGCAGATTGGGAATCGTGTTCCAACGCAGATGTCAATGCGTACGTTTCTAACATAACAGACACAATTTTATCGATATGTAAAAACCTTATTccaaataaaactgttactgtacGTCCTAGAGATGTCCCATGGATGACAAGCGCAATACGACGGTGTATTCGGAGGCGTAAACGTgcatataaaaaagcaaaactgtcGGGATCTGTCGAGCACTGGTCTAAATTTCGAAGGATCCGTAATGACACTATACGTTCCATCAAGCAGGCCAAATCCACGTACTACATTAATCTCGTAGACAAACTTAAAACCTGCACATCTTCTTCGAAAGACTGGTGGAATACATTGAAGCCTTTCATAACTAAAGATTCTTCTGTTTCTATCCCACCCCTTATCGATCCTGTCACTAATATGCCAACCACAAGTGATGCAGAAAAGGCTGACCTTTTAAATACGTACTTTGCAAATCAGACTCAACTAAATGATGACGGTAAAATTCCACCGAATCCAACCGTCCCTCCAGTTGAACGCCAGCTATCATCTGTGACTCTTATCCAGAATGAAGTTGAGGATGTTCTCAGAAACTTGCAAATAGGGAAGGCTTCTGGTCCCGACGGAATTAGTAACCGTATACTGCGCGAGGCTTCTCGGCAACTTGCCGGCCCTCTCTGTTCTTTATTCAACTATTCTCTGCACTCAGCAAACGTTCCTCTGTCCTGGAAAGATGCAAACGTGTGTGCTGTTTTTAAGAAAGGCGACTCCTCTCTCCCAAACAACTATCGGCCTATATCCCTTCTCAGCTGTGTAGAAAAAGCATttgaaaaagtttatttaaacatatttacaatcacCTTCATGACACAAATTTTCTAA